A stretch of the Acanthopagrus latus isolate v.2019 chromosome 9, fAcaLat1.1, whole genome shotgun sequence genome encodes the following:
- the ifih1 gene encoding interferon-induced helicase C domain-containing protein 1, protein MASDNDEMYENLIEGFRPKLRELIMVQQVLEHLHFIDNEQKERITKKVTNEGDRAAAELLIDAVTRKPHSPGWFRAFVVALEEAGCGRAADYIQVKLPEPEVEAENDYFVKLVELMHPRLLGMQTKEVLVHCVSQKLLTQADGEIIDAATTNQGPRIGASELLRRIVRGRDGWFSTFLDVLRETNHQNLYYDLTGSSPGCHKQGSDLKLPSLKVEPTGGEATTEESPAAAESCDCPQELIADVNKGASTEFKEPQPISLDPSQPDGTDSGTAAKSPEKADIVLRDYQTEVARPALEGKNIIICLPTGSGKTRVAVYITKKHLDNRRAEGQSGKVVVLVNKIPLVEQHYVAEFLPFLKRAYKVERVSGDSPLKISFTEIVKNNDVIICTAQILENYLERSNKGEDEGVDLSDLTLIVIDECHHTQKGGVYNHIMLRYLKQKHKNRRLKKEEKETLPLPQILGLTASPGVGGATILMKAEEHILRICANLDASKIMTRSLGEFKKEQRKKVLKIEDRKEDPFGDVIKKIMNAIHVHAELSPTCDLGSQNYEQWVVQTERKAATEEDQKVRVCAEHLRQYNEGLNLSNTIRMCDSFSFLNKFYEEEMKKKTTPDDEEKIQITNTERFLFNLFKENKEELRELATKPEYENDSLSKLRANILQEFSTRPSARGIIFTKTRRSAIALSQWIQENSKFADIGVKASHVIGGGDQSVVKPMTSAEQRDVLTKFHKGEINLLIATTVAEEGLDIPACNFVIRYGLVTNEIAMIQAKGRGRAEDSSYSLVEVKNSGVAEKEVVNEYRTTMMDKAIEKIRALEQEEYDKRIMEYQMQAIMENRVLAKKKKQKGMKNENPSDVKFSCRGCNEPACSGEDIEIIEGMHRVNLTPKFRELFIQRENTTLQERHLDYETNGYIACKKCGERWGSMMLYRGLECPCLHVKNFVVTLKGKNITKCTKWSELTVRFSAFDYADHASQVAQSSDDEDE, encoded by the exons ATGGCTTCTGATAACGACGAGATGTACGAGAACCTCATCGAAGGCTTCAGGCCGAAGTTGAGAGAGCTGATCATGGTGCAGCAGGTCCTGGAGCATTTACACTTCATCGACAACGAGCAGAAGGAGCGGATCACCAAGAAGGTGACCAACGAGGGGGATCGGGCGGCCGCGGAGCTGCTGATCGACGCCGTCACCAGGAAGCCCCACAGCCCCGGCTGGTTCAGGGCGTTCGTGGTCGCTCTGGAGGAGGCAGGCTGCGGGCGTGCGGCGGACTACATCCAGGTCAAGCTCCCCGAGCCTGAGGTGGAGGCGGAGAACGATTATTTTGTCAAGCTCGTTGAACTAATGCATCCCCGTCTTCTGGGCATGCAGACAAAAGAGGTGCTCGTTCATTGTGTGTCTCAGAAACTGCTGACGCAGGCCGACGGAGAGATT aTTGATGCCGCCACTACAAATCAAGGGCCCAGGATCGGAGCCAGTGAACTTCTGAGAAGAATCGTGAGAGGTCGAGACGGATGGTTTTCGACGTTTCTCGACGTTTTGCGCGAAACTAATCACCAGAACCTGTACTATGACCTGACAGGGAGCTCACCTGGTTGTCACAAGCAAG GCTCAGATCTGAAGCTGCCGTCGCTGAAAGTAGAACCCACAGGAGGTGAAGCCACCAcagaagagagtccagcagcgGCTGAAAGCTGCGACTGCCCTCAGGAGCTCATCGCAG ACGTTAACAAGGGAGCGAGCACTGAATTCAAAGAACCTCAACCCATCAGCTTGGACCCTTCACAACCAG ATGGAACTGACTCGGGAACAGCAGCCAAGAGCCCAGAAAAAGCTGATATTGTTCTTCGAGATTATCAGACAGAGGTCGCCAGACCCGCCTTGGAGGggaaaaacatcatcatatgCCTCCCGACAGGAAGTGGTAAAACCAGAGTCGCAGTTTATATTACCAAAAAACATCTGGACAACAGGAGGGCTGAGGGCCAATCAGGGAAAGTGGTTGTCCTGGTAAACAAG ATCCCTCTCGTCGAGCAGCATTATGTGGCAGAGTTCTTGCCGTTTCTGAAGCGGGCGTACAAAGTGGAGAGAGTCAGCGGGGACTCACCGCTCAAAATCTCTTTCACAGAGATTGTGAAGAACAATGACGTCATCATTTGCACGGCCCAGATTCTTGAGAATTACTTGGAGAGGTCCAACAAAGGAGAGGACGAAGGAGTGGACCTGAGCG ATCTCACGCTGATCGTAATAGATGAGTGCCACCACACTCAGAAAGGAGGAGTCTACAACCACATAATGCTGCGCTACCTGAAGCAGAAGCACAAGAACCGGAGgctgaagaaggaggagaaggagaccCTGCCTCTGCCTCAGATCCTGGGCCTGACTGCCTCGCCGGGGGTCGGGGGAGCCACGATACTGATGAAGGCTGAGGAGCACATACTGCGA ATTTGTGCAAACTTGGATGCTTCCAAAATCATGACGAGGAGCCTTGGGGAGTTCAAGAAGGAGCAAAGGAAAAAAGTTCTAAAGATTGAGGACAgaaaagag GATCCCTTTGGTGATGTAATCAAGAAAATCATGAATGCCATTCACGTCCACGCCGAGCTGAGCCCCACCTGTGACCTCGGCTCTCAGAATTACGAACAGTGGGTTGTTCAAACAGAGCGAAAAG CCGCCACAGAGGAAGACCAGAAAGTGCGGGTTTGCGCAGAGCACCTCCGCCAGTACAACGAGGGCCTGAATCTCAGCAACACCATTCGCATGTGTGACTCCTTCAGCTTCCTGAACAAATTCTacgaggaggagatgaagaaaaaaacaacaccagacGACGAGgagaaaatacaaatcacaaacacagagagattcCTCTTCAATTTGTTTAAAG AAAACAAGGAGGAGCTGCGGGAGCTCGCAACCAAACCAGAGTATGAAAATGACAGCCTGTCAAAATTAAGAGCTAATATTCTGCAGGAGTTCAGCACCAGGCCGTCGGCAAGAGGTATCATTTTCACCAAAACACGTCGCAGCGCCATTGCTCTAAGTCAGTGGATCCAGGAAAACTCCAAGTTTGCTGACATTGGAGTGAAGGCCTCGCATGTCATTGGAGGAGGAGACCAGAGCGTTGTCAAACCAATGACCTCT GCAGAGCAACGGGACGTGTTGACTAAATTCCACAAGGGTGAAATCAACTTGCTGATCGCCACCACAGTGGCTGAGGAAGGTTTGGACATACCGGCATGCAACTTTGTTATCCGATATGGCCTTGTGACCAATGAGATTGCTATGATTCAG GCGAAAGGCAGAGGAAGGGCTGAGGACAGCAGTTACTCTCTGGTCGAGGTGAAGAACTCTGGGGTGGCTGAAAAGGAGGTTGTCAATGAGTACCGCACGACCATGATGGACAAAGCCATTGAGAAAATCAGAGCCTTAGAGCAAGAGGAGTATGACAAACGG ATCATGGAGTATCAGATGCAGGCTATAATGGAGAACAGGGTGCTcgcaaaaaagaagaagcagaaaggCATGAAAAACGAGAACCCATCTGACGTGAAGTTCAGCTGCAGAGGCTGCAACGAACCTGCCTGCAGCGGCGAAGACATCGAGATCATCGAGGGCATGCACAGGGTCAATCTTACACCAAAGTTCAG ggaACTTTtcattcagagagaaaacaccacCCTTCAAGAGCGACACCTGGATTATGAGACCAATGGCTACATAGCGTGCAAAAAGTGTGGAGAg AGATGGGGTTCCATGATGCTGTACCGCGGCCTCGAGTGCCCCTGCCTCCATGTGAAGAACTTTGTGGTGACGTTAAAGGGGAAGAACATAACCAAGTGCACCAAGTGGAGTGAGCTCACCGTCAGGTTTTCTGCCTTTGACTACGCCGACCACGCGAGCCAAGTGGCACAGAGCTCCGACGATGAGGACGAATAG